The Fibrobacter sp. DNA segment ATCCCCAGCCGGCGATTCACCTTCCTTTATAATCGGATGCTCCATCTTCACGAGGCGCGGATCCTGGTGGTTGAACACGAGCGCGCAAATCACGATGACGGCGACATAAAAGAGCAATGCGGCAAGGAGCGCAAGCAAATCGCCCGACACGGCCTGCACCTTCACGAAAATAAGGACGCAGCACGGCATGGCGAGCAGGCACAAGATACCCGGAATGTTTTTCTTCATGGAGTGAAAGATAGTAAACAGCGAGATGCGATTATACGAAAAAAGGGTCGGCATTGGCTGTCCGACCCCGTCCTGACTTGCGTCACGGTAATATTCAAAGGAACTGTTACTTGACGTCCATGTCGTACGTCTTGCCGTCGGCAGTGACCTGATAGCGGCCCTTGAACCCGCGGAAATGCGCGACGCCGTCTTCACCGGCGACTGCGGTAGTCTCAGTGGTCCAGACCTTGTGCCACAGGTCGTAAACGCGCTTCGCGGCAGGCTTCTCGCGACCGTCGGCAGCGACGATGCCACCGTTCTTGACCCAATGGCGGTTGTCCCAGAATCCCCACAGCACGATGCCGTTGATGGCGGGATGGCTGAACGCCGTACGGATGAAGGTTTCGAACTTTTCGGCCTGCACCTCTTCGCTGTCGTTCATGCCCACCTGCCAGTCACCCACGTCGAACTCGGTGACCTTGATGGGAAGCCCGAGCTTTGCGAGCTTGTCGAGGCGTTCCTTGATGAGTCCCGGCACCACCGGACGCAGGCCGAAGTGGCACTGCACGCCGATACCGTGAACAGGCACCTTGCGGTCAAGCATTCCCTTGATGAGGCTTACGTAGCGGTCGGTCTCGCCCGCGGCAACCACGTTGTACTCGTTGATGTAGAGCTTCGCGTCGGGGTCCGCGCGGTGCGCCCAGATGAACGCGCTGTCGAGGACACCCCAACCACAGGTATTGAAGGTGTAGGATTCGTGCAGAGGTTCGTTCCACACGTCGTATTCCGTAATCTTGCCCTTGTATTCCTTGAGGTCGCGTTCGATGCGCGCCTTCAGGTACTTCTCGAAATCCTTGCAGTGCTTGGGCTTCTCGGGGTTAGAATAGTGCTTGTCGAAACCGTAGCCCTGGTGGCCCCACATGAGGGCGTGGCCACGCAACTTCCAGCCGTATTCCTGCGTGAAGTACACGTAGCGGTACATTTCCTCTTTCTTTATCTTGCCCTTCTTCGGCTCGTATTCGGGCCACTTGAACTGGTTCTCGCTCACCGCATGCCAGAAGAACTTCCGAGCCTCGGCCTTGTACCAGTTCTCGACGCTGTCGCGCTTGTCGCCCGTCGTGATGTTGAGCGCCGTACCGAACGGGAACGCGTGGCGCTTGAGTTTCACCGAGACCTTCGAACCCGGCTTCGCCTTCACGGTGAAGTCCTTCTTGCGCAGGCTGTCGATGCGGGATTCCGCAGCATTGTACCAGGCGGTATCCATCGCGTCGGACTTTTCGATTTCCACGTCGTCAATCTGCATCCAGCCCTTCTGGAGGCCCACATG contains these protein-coding regions:
- a CDS encoding endo-1,4-beta-xylanase, whose translation is MDFSKVKSAIAFTAAVIAAPALAQNVLTNGDMSYGDGGWYLWNNPDGPAKVEQQIGVMGLGVDGSEGAKVVVKELPKIWWGLQLQPPKWLADSAYYTLTFKAKGNMPINAVVQGGPPDYRQKESGSFQLTDKWQTFSMTFLADQKGYGLNNVTFHVGLQKGWMQIDDVEIEKSDAMDTAWYNAAESRIDSLRKKDFTVKAKPGSKVSVKLKRHAFPFGTALNITTGDKRDSVENWYKAEARKFFWHAVSENQFKWPEYEPKKGKIKKEEMYRYVYFTQEYGWKLRGHALMWGHQGYGFDKHYSNPEKPKHCKDFEKYLKARIERDLKEYKGKITEYDVWNEPLHESYTFNTCGWGVLDSAFIWAHRADPDAKLYINEYNVVAAGETDRYVSLIKGMLDRKVPVHGIGVQCHFGLRPVVPGLIKERLDKLAKLGLPIKVTEFDVGDWQVGMNDSEEVQAEKFETFIRTAFSHPAINGIVLWGFWDNRHWVKNGGIVAADGREKPAAKRVYDLWHKVWTTETTAVAGEDGVAHFRGFKGRYQVTADGKTYDMDVK